Proteins encoded by one window of Flavobacterium sp. N502540:
- a CDS encoding S1 RNA-binding domain-containing protein produces MIEIGKYNTLTILRDTKVGLFLGNPEKDPEGIHDILLPNKYVPNEFEIGEELIVFVYLDHEQRPVATTLEPYILLNEFALLRVNYINNIGAFMDWGMEKDILVPFKEQARPMEKGKRYLVYLYMDEKTNRLVASSKTNQFLSNEQLTVEKGEEVELIVSHITEIGINVIINEKHKGLLYKDEVYDDAIRTGDRMRGYIKNIRPDHKIDVALQVQGYESIEPNAEKILDELRASRGFLRLNDNSHPEDIKTVLKMSKKTFKKAIGALYKEKLIEIKEDGIYLVKE; encoded by the coding sequence ATGATTGAAATAGGAAAATACAATACCCTTACTATACTTCGTGATACCAAAGTTGGTTTGTTTTTAGGAAATCCTGAAAAAGACCCCGAAGGAATTCACGATATTTTATTACCAAACAAATACGTTCCGAACGAATTTGAAATCGGTGAAGAATTAATCGTTTTTGTTTATTTGGATCACGAACAGCGTCCGGTGGCAACCACTTTAGAGCCTTATATTCTGTTAAATGAATTTGCGCTATTAAGAGTGAATTACATTAATAATATAGGTGCTTTTATGGATTGGGGAATGGAAAAAGATATTCTGGTTCCGTTTAAAGAGCAAGCCCGTCCAATGGAAAAAGGAAAACGTTACCTGGTGTATTTGTACATGGACGAAAAAACAAATCGTCTGGTAGCGTCAAGCAAAACCAATCAGTTTTTGAGCAATGAGCAGCTGACCGTTGAAAAAGGGGAGGAAGTAGAATTGATTGTTTCTCATATTACAGAGATTGGTATTAATGTAATTATTAATGAGAAACACAAAGGATTGCTGTACAAAGACGAGGTATATGATGACGCCATCAGAACCGGAGACAGAATGCGTGGTTATATTAAAAATATTCGCCCTGATCATAAGATTGATGTAGCGCTACAAGTACAAGGATACGAAAGTATTGAGCCGAATGCAGAGAAAATTTTAGATGAATTAAGAGCCAGTCGCGGTTTCTTACGTTTAAATGATAATTCACATCCGGAAGACATTAAAACGGTACTGAAAATGAGTAAAAAAACGTTTAAAAAGGCTATTGGAGCTTTGTATAAAGAAAAACTCATCGAAATTAAAGAAGACGGAATTTATCTGGTAAAAGAATAA
- a CDS encoding zinc-dependent metalloprotease, producing the protein MKKKHIILSFIFCFSSFMYAQKAEDSGVVSYPENNIKVVGEKIFWSVNPKTDNNSSESDLLTVYYKGLYNRRNNYLSGIKGTIDKPGGYIKIEVHAYDSNRAGGLQLLTDDEKTFVTRPIYGVEITQSSPNVFSKTTKEVIYQYFDYGNQIGKISSDDIKTLGAQSLSVVTTNCGSWPWTWLRAFSLVKSSCSLEIDEDKMIQLVNQPVVVKIEMKDATLTDLRVPAVADNENLKTIIQKEYPYYVIKKVNVEVLEAPQDNNTAYFYEDIVRQQFNWANKVYTANTGKNLPDVAVVAGAKMANARIVFKDINIVIRKGLKQTYDTAMINSIDELKKGKADGVDITNITNNEIFIKYVPKIISEGYSSSGFSVDGRDGNNNLLIAFTFLSYDYENDDNNELSQKITTPAHELGHYFRLKHTFEGGCSRLNDKISDTPPAEVTPGQIVYKNCIAPVQCGGHRRLIENIMDYSNCRFMFTPGQVKVMRNTIRKDFPNLYTIQRSTDAAINTDLKITVRDLRSGKTGRSKREASEKEAENSQDIVLYPNPVKDVLTISNLTNEEYAVYNVTGQQILAGSTQTGQIDVSTLPRGLYIIKIKNSSKQFIKE; encoded by the coding sequence ATGAAAAAAAAACATATTATTTTGAGTTTTATATTTTGTTTTTCGAGTTTTATGTATGCCCAAAAAGCAGAAGACAGTGGTGTTGTGAGCTATCCGGAAAATAATATAAAAGTAGTTGGAGAGAAAATATTTTGGTCTGTTAATCCAAAAACAGACAATAATAGCAGTGAGTCTGATTTACTGACCGTCTATTATAAAGGACTTTATAATCGTCGTAACAACTATTTAAGCGGTATTAAGGGAACCATTGATAAACCGGGAGGCTATATTAAAATCGAGGTACACGCTTACGACAGCAATAGGGCAGGAGGGTTGCAGCTATTGACAGACGATGAGAAGACATTTGTAACCAGACCTATCTATGGAGTTGAGATTACTCAAAGTTCCCCAAATGTATTCTCTAAAACAACAAAAGAGGTGATTTACCAATATTTTGATTATGGCAACCAGATTGGTAAGATTTCTTCCGATGATATAAAAACACTGGGTGCCCAATCATTGAGTGTAGTTACAACGAATTGCGGAAGCTGGCCCTGGACTTGGCTCAGGGCTTTCAGCTTAGTAAAGTCTTCCTGTTCTTTGGAAATAGATGAGGATAAAATGATACAGTTGGTAAACCAGCCTGTAGTGGTAAAAATTGAGATGAAAGATGCTACTCTGACAGACTTACGGGTTCCTGCTGTAGCAGACAATGAAAATCTGAAGACCATAATACAAAAAGAATATCCTTATTATGTCATCAAAAAGGTAAATGTAGAGGTTCTGGAAGCTCCACAAGACAATAATACGGCTTATTTTTACGAAGATATAGTAAGGCAACAATTTAATTGGGCTAATAAGGTATATACTGCTAATACAGGCAAAAATTTACCGGATGTTGCAGTAGTCGCGGGTGCTAAAATGGCTAATGCCAGAATTGTATTCAAAGATATCAATATTGTCATCCGCAAAGGATTAAAACAGACCTATGACACAGCTATGATAAACTCGATAGATGAATTGAAAAAAGGAAAAGCTGATGGCGTTGATATAACAAATATTACTAATAATGAAATATTCATAAAGTATGTACCTAAAATAATCTCAGAAGGATACAGCTCTTCAGGATTCAGTGTTGATGGGCGTGATGGAAATAATAATTTATTAATAGCTTTTACATTTTTATCTTACGATTACGAAAATGATGATAATAATGAGTTATCACAAAAAATAACAACACCTGCGCACGAGCTAGGGCATTATTTTAGACTGAAACATACTTTTGAAGGTGGCTGTTCCAGATTAAATGATAAAATTAGTGATACTCCTCCGGCAGAAGTAACACCTGGTCAGATAGTTTACAAAAACTGTATTGCTCCGGTTCAGTGTGGTGGGCATAGAAGATTAATAGAGAATATTATGGATTATAGTAACTGCCGTTTTATGTTCACCCCAGGTCAGGTTAAAGTAATGAGAAATACGATTCGAAAAGATTTTCCTAATTTATATACCATTCAGAGATCAACGGATGCTGCTATCAATACAGATCTTAAGATTACAGTGAGAGATTTAAGATCTGGTAAAACAGGCAGGAGTAAGAGAGAGGCTTCAGAAAAAGAAGCAGAAAACTCGCAAGACATCGTTTTATATCCTAATCCGGTTAAGGATGTTTTAACTATTTCCAATTTAACAAATGAAGAATATGCAGTGTATAACGTAACAGGGCAGCAAATATTGGCTGGTAGTACCCAAACAGGACAGATTGATGTAAGTACTCTCCCAAGAGGTTTGTATATCATTAAGATAAAGAATAGTAGTAAGCAGTTCATTAAAGAATAG
- a CDS encoding M28 family metallopeptidase has product MKKTIFYSIFTFLFFTHIATSQITEDPEIKKMISEIKAENLEATIHKLVSFGTRHTLSDTKSKTRGIGAAQQWVKSEFDKFALESGGRLTSKIDYFDVKADGKRIAKDSQLGNVMATLKGTDPNDNRVLIISGHLDSRVSDVMNVKSDAPGANDDGSGVAAVIELAKVMSKRSFPATIIFVAVTGEEQGLYGARHLAELAKAANWNIVAMLNNDMIGNSLSSGTNLRDNTQIRIFSETIPFTETEEEAKMRKATNRDNDSPSRLLARYIKTVTEQYVDQLKVKLVYRNDRFLRGGDHTPFSQNGFTAVRFCEMNENFNHQHQDLRTENGIQYGDLAEFMDFDYLRKNTCSNLATLANLAWSPKAPLNVGIEVKELSNSSTLAWTAPEGQTPFGYQILMRETSSSHWEKTFFVKETKTEIPYSKDNYFFAVQSVDALGHASLPVFPAPIR; this is encoded by the coding sequence ATGAAAAAGACCATTTTCTATTCTATTTTTACCTTCTTATTTTTTACTCATATTGCCACTTCACAGATTACAGAAGATCCTGAAATCAAAAAAATGATCAGCGAAATCAAAGCCGAAAATCTCGAAGCTACTATTCATAAATTAGTTTCGTTCGGTACCAGACACACACTCAGCGATACCAAAAGTAAAACCAGAGGTATCGGCGCGGCACAACAATGGGTAAAATCTGAGTTTGATAAATTTGCTCTGGAATCTGGCGGGAGACTAACTTCTAAAATCGATTATTTTGACGTAAAAGCCGATGGAAAACGAATCGCCAAAGACAGCCAGCTCGGAAATGTCATGGCGACCTTAAAAGGTACCGATCCAAACGACAATCGTGTGCTTATCATTAGCGGACATCTGGATTCGAGAGTTTCAGACGTTATGAATGTCAAATCTGATGCTCCGGGAGCTAATGATGACGGTTCCGGTGTTGCTGCGGTTATTGAACTGGCCAAAGTAATGAGCAAAAGATCATTTCCTGCAACTATAATTTTTGTCGCCGTAACCGGTGAAGAACAAGGGCTTTACGGTGCCCGTCACTTAGCAGAATTGGCCAAAGCAGCCAACTGGAATATTGTAGCTATGCTAAACAATGATATGATTGGAAATAGCCTCTCAAGCGGTACAAATTTAAGAGATAACACACAGATCAGGATATTTAGCGAAACTATTCCGTTTACAGAAACTGAAGAGGAAGCCAAGATGCGCAAAGCAACAAACCGTGATAACGATAGTCCTTCAAGATTATTAGCCCGTTATATCAAAACCGTTACGGAACAGTATGTAGATCAGCTAAAAGTAAAATTGGTTTACCGAAACGATCGTTTTCTTCGTGGCGGAGATCATACTCCCTTCAGTCAAAATGGCTTTACTGCTGTTCGTTTCTGCGAAATGAATGAAAATTTCAATCATCAGCATCAGGATTTAAGAACTGAAAATGGTATTCAATACGGTGATCTTGCTGAATTCATGGATTTTGACTATTTGAGAAAAAATACCTGTTCGAACTTAGCAACTTTGGCTAATTTAGCCTGGTCGCCGAAAGCACCTTTAAATGTGGGGATCGAAGTAAAAGAACTTTCCAATTCTTCTACCTTAGCCTGGACTGCACCTGAGGGACAAACTCCTTTTGGTTACCAAATTTTAATGAGAGAAACTTCATCGTCTCATTGGGAGAAAACTTTTTTTGTAAAAGAAACCAAGACCGAAATCCCCTATTCTAAAGACAATTACTTTTTTGCCGTACAAAGCGTTGATGCTTTAGGACATGCAAGTTTACCGGTATTTCCGGCTCCTATTCGTTAA
- a CDS encoding thioredoxin family protein — protein MRFFYLFFLFISLQTTSAQNQFVPDDTPYNTALNDAKAQGKPVFLMLYADWCPHCNLMKKEVFSDPAVIDFLKKNYVCVWKNIEKEEGTALKNKFNTKSLPSFLFIDPAAETLLYALKGELKKEVFMTEVNNALNPKLQLPYLEKEFLADPSNVDKFFNYLNTLKKGKDRTDLSIPTHIYLNTQSDAQLISETNWRMIANGVTDIKSREFQYVLSHNKEFAAVASQSRIDRKIENIVTESLRPYVDNLDTTNYYKQREIAKSIRLQKVDSLVFKFDLTLAERAEKWQFYKKTTLENAQKLVWNDASSLKDIGQTYLKHISDTESLKKAIVWVKHAIELNDSYDGNLLLARLYQKIKEKKLALQYAKDAKEISKEMNWNPKEVDALLAELNTK, from the coding sequence ATGCGTTTCTTTTATTTATTCTTTCTTTTTATATCCCTACAGACTACATCGGCTCAAAATCAATTTGTTCCTGATGACACGCCTTATAATACTGCTTTGAATGATGCTAAAGCACAAGGAAAACCGGTTTTTCTAATGCTTTATGCCGATTGGTGCCCACATTGCAATCTGATGAAAAAAGAAGTTTTTAGTGATCCTGCTGTGATCGATTTTCTAAAGAAGAACTATGTGTGTGTCTGGAAAAATATTGAAAAAGAAGAAGGAACTGCACTTAAGAATAAATTCAATACAAAATCGTTACCTTCCTTTTTATTTATAGACCCCGCCGCCGAAACCCTTTTGTATGCTTTAAAAGGCGAATTAAAAAAGGAGGTTTTTATGACGGAAGTAAATAATGCCTTAAATCCAAAATTGCAATTGCCTTACCTCGAAAAAGAATTTCTCGCTGATCCTTCTAATGTCGACAAATTTTTCAACTACTTGAACACGCTGAAAAAAGGAAAAGACCGTACTGACTTATCAATTCCAACACATATTTATCTCAATACACAATCTGATGCACAATTAATTAGTGAAACCAACTGGCGAATGATTGCCAATGGGGTTACAGATATCAAATCGAGGGAATTTCAGTATGTATTAAGTCATAACAAGGAATTTGCTGCTGTGGCGTCCCAAAGTCGTATCGATCGTAAAATTGAAAATATAGTCACAGAATCGCTTCGTCCGTATGTTGATAATTTAGACACTACAAACTATTACAAACAAAGAGAAATTGCAAAATCGATACGCCTGCAAAAAGTAGATTCACTGGTTTTTAAATTTGACTTAACTCTGGCAGAACGAGCCGAAAAATGGCAATTTTACAAAAAAACTACGCTCGAAAATGCACAAAAGTTAGTCTGGAATGATGCCAGTTCTCTGAAAGATATCGGACAAACTTATTTAAAGCATATTTCGGATACCGAGAGTTTAAAAAAAGCAATCGTATGGGTAAAACATGCTATTGAACTGAATGATTCGTACGATGGAAATCTACTTTTGGCAAGGCTTTACCAAAAAATAAAAGAGAAAAAACTGGCTCTACAATATGCTAAGGATGCAAAAGAAATCTCCAAAGAAATGAATTGGAATCCCAAAGAAGTTGACGCTTTACTGGCAGAACTAAACACTAAATAA
- the menD gene encoding 2-succinyl-5-enolpyruvyl-6-hydroxy-3-cyclohexene-1-carboxylic-acid synthase, whose translation MIYPKIALAQSIIEICSGKGITNIIISPGSRNAPLTIGFAQNPDFNCYSIADERCAAFFALGIAQQTKMPTAVVCTSGSALLNYYPAVAEAFYSQIPLIVISADRPQSKIDIGDGQTIRQENVFQNHSVYNANLTEEASIENDLKINGAIEAAILQKGPVHINAPFEEPLYETVSELSVAPRITHLEKIIGAGTIENEAETVSIWNASKRKLVLIGGINEANSVDKEILENFAKDPSIVVLTETTSNLHHPSFINSIDTLITPFDDADFKDLEPEVLITFGGMIVSKRIKAFLRKYKPEHHWHIDTLRAYDTFNALTKHFVMEPDAFFKALLPKTEFAASDYFSKIDQIYDLRKIRKEEYLRKITFSDFKVFEKVIGSLPKNSQLQISNSSAIRYAQLIEIDPSIEVYCNRGTSGIDGSTSTAVGAAVGNDKQTVFITGDISFLYDSNALWNSYIPENFKIILINNGGGGIFRILPGHEEKPVFNTYFETSHHLTAEYLAKMYKMHYFAATDEESLTGGIKSLYATNNAPCILEVFTPTLENDVILKQYFKELV comes from the coding sequence ATGATTTACCCCAAAATAGCGCTTGCACAAAGCATTATCGAAATTTGTTCAGGCAAAGGAATCACTAATATTATTATTTCTCCGGGATCAAGAAATGCTCCTCTAACGATAGGATTTGCTCAAAACCCTGATTTTAACTGTTACAGTATTGCCGACGAGCGTTGTGCTGCTTTTTTTGCTTTAGGAATTGCTCAGCAAACCAAAATGCCTACCGCAGTGGTTTGTACTTCAGGCTCTGCCTTGTTAAACTATTATCCGGCTGTAGCCGAAGCGTTTTACAGTCAGATTCCACTTATTGTTATTTCGGCAGATCGCCCGCAAAGCAAGATTGATATTGGCGACGGACAAACGATTCGTCAGGAGAATGTTTTTCAGAACCATTCTGTTTATAATGCCAATTTGACTGAAGAAGCTTCAATAGAAAACGATTTAAAGATCAACGGAGCCATAGAAGCAGCTATACTTCAAAAAGGACCTGTTCATATTAATGCTCCTTTTGAAGAACCTTTATACGAAACCGTTTCAGAACTTTCTGTAGCACCAAGAATTACCCATTTAGAGAAAATTATCGGTGCAGGAACCATAGAAAATGAAGCAGAGACTGTTTCCATTTGGAATGCTTCAAAAAGAAAATTAGTTCTTATTGGAGGAATAAACGAAGCGAATTCTGTCGATAAAGAAATTCTGGAAAACTTCGCCAAAGATCCCTCAATTGTAGTACTTACGGAGACCACATCAAATTTGCATCATCCGAGTTTTATTAATAGCATAGATACTTTAATTACGCCATTTGATGATGCTGATTTTAAAGATCTTGAACCGGAAGTATTAATTACTTTTGGAGGTATGATTGTATCCAAACGTATCAAAGCCTTTTTACGAAAATACAAACCCGAACATCACTGGCATATAGATACTTTACGTGCTTATGATACCTTTAATGCTTTAACGAAGCATTTTGTAATGGAACCTGATGCATTTTTCAAAGCGCTGCTTCCGAAGACAGAATTTGCAGCAAGCGATTATTTTTCTAAAATTGATCAGATTTACGATTTAAGAAAAATCAGAAAAGAAGAATATCTGCGTAAAATTACATTTTCAGATTTTAAAGTATTTGAAAAAGTAATCGGATCACTTCCTAAAAACAGTCAGTTGCAAATTAGCAATAGTTCGGCCATTCGCTATGCACAGTTAATTGAAATTGATCCTTCAATCGAAGTTTATTGTAACCGTGGAACCAGCGGTATTGACGGAAGTACATCAACAGCAGTTGGTGCAGCAGTAGGAAACGATAAACAAACCGTTTTTATTACCGGAGATATTAGCTTTCTTTACGATAGCAATGCTTTATGGAATTCGTACATACCGGAAAATTTCAAAATTATTCTAATCAATAATGGAGGAGGGGGAATTTTTAGGATTCTTCCAGGCCATGAAGAAAAACCGGTTTTTAATACCTACTTCGAGACTTCACATCACTTGACAGCTGAGTATTTGGCCAAAATGTATAAGATGCATTATTTTGCAGCCACAGATGAGGAATCTTTAACGGGAGGTATTAAGTCGCTTTATGCTACAAATAATGCTCCTTGTATTTTGGAAGTATTCACGCCAACTTTGGAGAATGATGTTATCTTAAAACAATATTTTAAAGAGTTGGTTTAG
- a CDS encoding GNAT family N-acetyltransferase → MSLNLRPATTNDLEKILNIVNHSILHTTANYSYEIQTLEVQTKWFEDKKAKNLPIVIAELDGEVVGFGSYGQFREKIGYQYTVEHSVYVVDTVIGKGIGSQLLSELIRLAKEQGYHVMIGAIDADNAGSIAFHEKFGFVATGTLREVGYKFDHWLDLVFMQLILQ, encoded by the coding sequence ATGAGCCTAAACCTTAGACCGGCAACAACAAACGATTTAGAAAAGATTCTGAATATTGTAAACCATTCGATTCTGCATACCACTGCAAATTATAGTTATGAAATTCAGACTCTTGAAGTTCAAACGAAATGGTTTGAAGACAAAAAAGCTAAAAATCTGCCCATCGTGATTGCTGAATTAGATGGTGAAGTAGTAGGATTTGGGAGTTACGGACAATTCCGTGAGAAAATTGGGTATCAATACACCGTAGAACATTCTGTATATGTGGTAGATACTGTTATCGGAAAAGGTATTGGATCTCAGTTACTGTCAGAACTCATTCGTTTGGCTAAAGAACAGGGGTATCACGTAATGATTGGAGCAATTGATGCCGATAATGCCGGAAGTATTGCCTTTCATGAAAAATTTGGGTTTGTCGCAACCGGAACCCTTCGCGAGGTGGGATACAAATTTGATCATTGGCTCGATTTGGTTTTTATGCAACTGATACTACAATAG
- a CDS encoding M43 family zinc metalloprotease: protein MKKKYIILSFIFCFSGFMYAQKTEGSGAVSYPNDNIKVVGEKIFWSANLKTDNSSESDLLTIYYKGLFNRRNAYLSGIKGTIDKPGGYIKIEVHAYDSKRAGGLQLLTDDEKTFVTRPIYGVEITQSSPNAFSKTTKELNYEYWDHGLQIGKISSDDIKTLGAKSLNAVTTNCGNWAWNWLRAFSLVSSSCSLEIDEDILLQLVNQPVVVKITVKDATLIDVRVPAVADNENLKTIIQKEYPYYVIKKVNVEVLEAPEDNNTASYYEDLVRRQFNWANKAFTDKTGKTLPDAAVMAGAKMANPRIVFKDLNIIIRKGSKKNYDPDKINSLAELQKLNVDGIDLTNINKNEIFVKYVPELIGKTSNFNGITVLGRNEKKEIILDFTVMIYNYKDDTDELSKKRVVLAHEMGHYFGLFHTFQGGCTNPNDKISDTPPAESISGHIFYKDCVAPVQCGGQRRLIENIMDYNNCRFMFTPGQVKVMRNTIRNDFPNLYTIERSTDTTINTDLDITVTDLRSGKTGRSKREASEKEAENSQDIVLYPNPVKDILIISNIKNEEYVVYNLTGQQILAGSTQAGQINVSTLPKGIYIIKIKNDSKQFIKE, encoded by the coding sequence ATGAAAAAAAAATATATTATTTTGAGTTTTATATTTTGTTTTTCGGGTTTTATGTATGCCCAGAAAACGGAAGGTAGTGGTGCTGTCAGCTATCCCAATGATAATATAAAGGTAGTTGGAGAGAAAATATTTTGGTCCGCAAATCTGAAAACAGACAATAGCAGTGAGTCTGATTTACTGACCATATATTACAAAGGACTTTTTAATAGACGTAACGCTTATCTAAGCGGTATTAAGGGAACTATTGATAAACCGGGAGGCTACATTAAAATCGAGGTGCATGCTTACGACAGCAAGAGAGCGGGAGGGTTGCAGCTATTGACAGATGATGAGAAGACATTTGTAACCAGGCCTATCTATGGAGTTGAGATTACTCAAAGCTCTCCAAATGCATTTTCGAAAACAACAAAAGAGCTGAATTATGAATATTGGGATCATGGCCTTCAGATTGGTAAGATTTCTTCTGATGATATAAAAACACTGGGAGCCAAATCATTGAATGCAGTTACAACAAATTGTGGAAACTGGGCCTGGAACTGGCTCAGGGCTTTCAGCCTAGTAAGTTCTTCCTGTTCTTTGGAAATAGATGAGGATATACTGCTACAGTTAGTGAACCAGCCTGTAGTGGTAAAAATTACAGTAAAAGACGCTACTCTTATAGACGTACGGGTTCCTGCTGTAGCAGACAATGAAAACCTGAAGACCATAATACAAAAAGAATATCCTTATTATGTCATCAAAAAGGTAAATGTAGAGGTTCTGGAAGCACCGGAAGACAATAATACAGCTTCTTATTATGAAGATTTGGTAAGACGACAGTTTAATTGGGCTAATAAGGCGTTTACCGATAAAACGGGCAAGACTTTACCAGATGCAGCAGTGATGGCGGGTGCTAAAATGGCTAATCCGAGAATTGTGTTCAAAGACCTTAATATTATCATCCGCAAAGGATCAAAGAAGAACTATGACCCTGATAAGATAAATTCACTAGCTGAATTGCAAAAACTGAACGTTGACGGAATTGATTTAACGAATATTAATAAAAATGAAATATTCGTTAAATATGTACCTGAACTAATTGGAAAAACATCCAATTTTAATGGAATTACCGTTCTTGGCCGTAATGAAAAAAAAGAAATAATACTGGATTTTACAGTTATGATTTATAACTACAAAGATGATACGGATGAGTTATCGAAGAAAAGGGTGGTACTAGCGCACGAGATGGGACACTATTTTGGTCTCTTTCATACTTTTCAGGGTGGTTGCACCAATCCAAATGATAAAATTAGTGATACTCCTCCTGCAGAATCAATATCTGGCCATATATTTTATAAAGATTGTGTTGCCCCTGTTCAATGTGGTGGGCAAAGAAGGTTAATAGAGAATATTATGGATTATAACAATTGTCGTTTTATGTTCACCCCGGGTCAGGTAAAAGTAATGAGAAATACAATTAGAAATGATTTCCCCAATTTATACACCATTGAGAGATCAACGGATACTACTATTAATACAGACCTTGATATTACAGTGACAGATTTACGATCTGGTAAAACAGGCAGGAGTAAGAGAGAGGCTTCAGAAAAAGAAGCAGAAAACTCGCAAGACATCGTTTTATATCCTAATCCGGTTAAGGATATTTTAATTATTTCTAATATAAAAAATGAAGAATATGTAGTCTATAATTTAACAGGGCAGCAAATATTGGCTGGCAGTACCCAAGCAGGACAGATTAATGTTAGTACTCTCCCAAAAGGAATATACATCATTAAAATAAAAAATGACAGCAAGCAATTTATTAAAGAATAG
- a CDS encoding glutathione peroxidase: MKKVVFIACSIALLFGTKIQAQTSKEKLSKTDKPMTKETIYQFKVEDLSGDTFDFASLKGKKVMIVNTASKCGLTPQYKDLEAIYKEYKDKGFVIVGFPANNFAEQEPGTNKEIETFCQQNYGVTFPMMDKVSVKGSDMCEVYKFLTQKSKNGLKDSEVEWNFQKYLIDEKGELVKVIKPRTLPTDPEVINWIKS, encoded by the coding sequence ATGAAAAAAGTAGTATTTATAGCTTGTAGTATTGCCCTTTTGTTCGGTACTAAAATTCAGGCACAAACCAGTAAAGAGAAATTATCTAAAACGGATAAACCTATGACAAAAGAAACGATTTATCAATTTAAAGTAGAAGATTTATCAGGAGACACTTTTGATTTTGCTTCGCTAAAAGGGAAAAAAGTGATGATTGTTAACACGGCATCAAAATGCGGTTTAACTCCTCAATACAAAGATCTTGAAGCAATTTACAAAGAGTATAAAGATAAAGGATTTGTAATTGTTGGTTTTCCTGCTAATAATTTTGCCGAGCAGGAACCAGGTACAAATAAAGAGATTGAAACCTTTTGCCAGCAAAATTATGGTGTAACTTTTCCAATGATGGATAAAGTTTCTGTAAAAGGAAGTGATATGTGTGAAGTGTACAAATTCTTAACACAAAAATCAAAAAACGGCTTGAAGGATTCTGAAGTAGAATGGAACTTCCAAAAATACCTGATTGATGAAAAAGGGGAGTTGGTAAAAGTGATTAAACCAAGAACGTTGCCAACAGATCCGGAAGTAATCAATTGGATCAAGAGCTAG